The following coding sequences lie in one Garciella nitratireducens DSM 15102 genomic window:
- the pfkA gene encoding 6-phosphofructokinase, giving the protein MKKIAILTSGGDAPGMNAAIRAVVRTAIYHHLDVVGVIRGYNGLIQGDMKPMDLASVSDIIHRGGTILYSARSKEFKTEEGQKKAVQQLKNAGVDGLVVIGGDGSFRGAQKLSQLGIKTIGIPGTIDNDISCTDYTIGFDTVVNTVLDAISKIRDTSSSHERTNIIEVMGRNCGDIALYAGLAGGAEAIIVPEKGFDIEAVCKKILQGKARGKRHSIVLLAEGEGNAYDVGKHIQQKTGIETRATILGYIQRGGSPSAFDRILASKMGSMAVELLLDDKTSRVICIRNNHYVDIDIDEALSMKKQFNDNFYELSQILSI; this is encoded by the coding sequence ATGAAAAAAATAGCAATATTAACTAGTGGTGGAGATGCTCCAGGAATGAATGCTGCTATTCGAGCGGTTGTAAGAACTGCGATTTATCATCATTTGGATGTAGTAGGAGTAATTAGAGGATATAATGGTTTAATTCAAGGAGATATGAAGCCGATGGATTTGGCTTCTGTTTCTGATATTATTCATAGAGGTGGAACTATATTATACAGTGCTCGTAGTAAAGAATTTAAAACAGAAGAAGGACAAAAAAAAGCTGTGCAGCAATTAAAAAATGCAGGAGTAGATGGATTAGTTGTTATTGGTGGAGATGGGTCTTTCCGAGGAGCTCAGAAATTGAGTCAATTAGGGATAAAAACAATAGGCATACCAGGAACTATCGATAATGACATTTCTTGTACAGATTATACTATAGGGTTTGATACTGTAGTAAATACAGTTTTAGATGCAATCAGTAAGATAAGAGATACTTCTTCTTCTCATGAGAGAACTAATATTATAGAAGTAATGGGAAGAAATTGTGGAGATATTGCTTTATATGCTGGCTTAGCTGGTGGAGCAGAAGCAATTATTGTTCCAGAAAAGGGTTTTGATATTGAAGCAGTTTGTAAAAAGATATTACAAGGAAAAGCAAGAGGAAAACGACATAGTATTGTTTTATTAGCAGAAGGAGAAGGAAATGCTTATGATGTAGGAAAGCATATACAACAAAAAACAGGAATTGAGACTAGAGCTACTATACTAGGGTATATTCAAAGAGGAGGATCTCCAAGCGCTTTTGATAGAATCTTAGCTAGTAAAATGGGCTCCATGGCAGTGGAACTATTATTGGATGATAAGACAAGTAGAGTTATTTGTATTCGAAACAATCATTATGTAGATATCGACATTGACGAAGCTTTATCTATGAAAAAACAATTTAATGATAATTTTTATGAATTATCACAAATACTTTCAATTTAG